The DNA sequence CTCGTTCCCACCGTGATCGGGTCGGCGTCCGTCCCGGGCGTCGACGTGCCGTGCAGCCCCTGCGTGCCGCCCGTGGCGCGGCCCGACGTCGCGAACGGCGTGGTGACGTATCTGGTCGTGCTCGCCGTGGTCCTGGCGGTCGCGCTCGTCCTGCGCACGCTCGGACAGGCCCCCGGATCGCTGTTCTCGATCATCCTCGGCGTGATCGTGCTGGTGTTGGTGACCGTGACCGGTCTCATCGCTCCGGAGGCGTTCCTGAGCTTCGCGCACGTGAGCGCAACGGTGATCTTCTTCGGGCTGATCGCCGCGGATGCCGTCCTCAACGCGTTCTGGCGCACGTCGAGCCGGACGCCGCCCCGGTGGCTGCGGATCACGTACATCGCGATCGCCGCCGTGCTGGTCGTGGACATGATCGTGCTGCTGGCCGCGACGTTCGCACGACGGGATGCCGATGGGGCGGCTCCGCCGTGGATCCTCGTCGGCGAAGCCGTCGCCCTCGTGGTGTTTCTGCTGTTCTGGATCCTGCAGACCTGGCAGCGCTGGGACGAGGATGATCCCGCATCGCTGCTCCCGGCCGACCGCCGGCTGCCACCGCTGCGCCGCGCTCAGGCGACGGTGGACCGGTAGATCCGGGCCTCCCACGGCGCCAGCCGGCCCCCGACGCCGGCGTGTTCGGGCAGATTCGTCAGCACGAGCCGGTCGCCCGCGAGGTCGCACTCGACCGTGTCGTCGGAGAGGTTCGCCACCACCAGGAGGCGCGTCCCCTCAGCCTCGCGCGTGTAGGCGAACACTGCCGGGTCGTCGGGGAGCAGCATCCGGAAGTCGCCCTGCACGACGACGGGGTCCTCGTGCCGCAGCGCGATCAGGCGACGGTAATGGGCCCACACAGAACCCGGGTCGCCGACCTGGGCCGCGGCGTTCACGCGCTCGTGGTTCGGGTTCACCCCGATCCACGGGGTGGCGGAGGTGAAGCCGGCGCCGGGCTCGGCGGTCCACTGCATCGGCGTGCGGGCGTTGTCGCGACCCATTGCGCGCAGCGCCGCCAGCACATCCTCCGGCTCGTGACCCAGGAGATCGACCGCGGTCGCGTAATGGTTGATCGACTCGATGTCGCGGAGGGCACCGATGTCGTCGAACGGCACGTTCGTCATTCCGAGCTCTTCGCCCTGATACACGTAGGGCGTGCCGCGTTGGAGATGCAGGACCGTGGCCAGCGCGGTCGCCGACGCGTACCAGTGCTCGCGGTCGTTCCCCCAGCGCGAAACGATGCGCGGCTGGTCGTGGTTGTTCCAGTACAGGCTGTTCCAGCCGTGCTCGGCGAGCGCCTCCTGCCAGCGCGCGAACGAGCGCTTCAGGTCGCGGAGGTCGAGCTCGCCGACGTTCCACTTGCCGCCGATCTGGTCGAGTCCGACGTGCTCGAACTGGAAGATCATGCTCAGCTGACCCGTGCGCGAGTCGGTCAGCCGGGCGGCGAGCTCGGGCGTCGCATCGGGCATCTCGCCCACCGTGAGGTAGTCCTGCTCCCGGCCGTCGAAGACTTCGGCCTTCATCTCGGCGAGGAACTCCTGAAGCCGCGGGCCGCTGCGGAAGAACGGCATGCCGTCACCGAAGCCCGTGGGGAGAACTTCGCCGTCGGGAAGGGCGAGGTCTTTCGAGATGAAGTTGATGACGTCCATGCGGAATCCGTCGACGCCGCGGTCCAGCCAGCGGTTCATCATGTCGTACACCGCGCGGCGCACGACCGGGTTCTCCCAGTTGAGGTCGGGCTGCTTCCGGGAGAACAGGTGCAGGTAGTACTGCCCGCGCGCAGGCTCCCACTCCCACGCCGAACCGGAGAAGAAGGAGCCCCAGTTGTTCGGCTCCGCGCCCGGCCGGCCGCCAACCGCACCTGGGCGCGGATCGCGCCACATGTACCAGTCGGCGTGTTCGGCATCCCGACCCGACCGCGAATCGACGAACCAGGCGTGCTCGTCCGATGTGTGGTTGACGACGAGATCCATCACGAGCTTCATCCCGCGCGCGTGCAGCTGCGCGATGAGCTCGTCGATATCGGCGAGGCTGCCGAACGTCGGGTCGATGTCCTCGTAGTCGCTGATGTCGTAGCCGTTGTCGTCGTGCGGCGAGCGGTACACCGGCGAGAGCCAGATGACGTCCACGCCGAGATCGTGCAGGTAGTCCAGCCGGGAGACGATCCCGGGGATGTCGCCGATGCCATCGCCGTCGGAGTCCTGGAAGCTGCGCGGGTACACCTGGTAGACCACGGCGGAGCGCCACCACTCCCGGCCTGGCTGACTGTGCGACATGCTCCCAGCCTGGCACGCGCGCCCGGTTCCGCGCGGGCGCGGGCGCGCAGGCTGCAGAAGTCCCGGTACGATCGGAGGGACTTTGGAGAGAGGTAGCGATGATCGTTCTGTTCGCTCTGTACCTGGTGCTGTTCCTGGCGGGCTTCTACCTGCTCGGTCTCGCATTCACCGTGTCGGCGTTCCAGGGGCTGATCTTCGCTGCCGGCATCCTGGTGATCTCCCTCGCCGTGGGGCTGCTCTTCCACACGCAGAGTCGCCGGTCCTGACCTTCCGGCCATGAGTGCAGCTGCCCGCTCCTGGGTGCTGCACGTGGACCTGGACCAGTTCATCGCCGCGGTCGAAGTGCTGCGGCATCCCGAGCTCGCCGGACTCCCGCTCATCGTCGGCGGCCGGGGCGACCCGGCTGAACGGGCGGTCGTCTCCACCGCGTCCTACGAGGCCCGCGCATTCGGCGTGGGGTCGGGGATGCCGCTGCGGATCGCCGCCCGGAAGATCCCCGACGCCGTCATCCTCCCCGTCGACCATGCGGCCTACGACGCGGCATCCGCCGTCGTGATGGCGACCCTCCGCGCGCAGCCCGGCGCGGTCGTGCAGGTGCTCGGCTGGGACGAGGCGTTCGTCGGCGTCGAGACGTCCGACCCGGAGGCGTACGCGCGGGATGTGCATTCGGCGGTGCTCGAGGCGACCCGGCTGCACTGCAGCGTCGGTATCGGCGACACGCTCGTGCGGGCCAAGGTCGCCACCGGGTTCGGCAAGCCGCGCGGCGTGTTCCGCCTCACGGTCGAGAACTGGCTGTCGGTGATGGGTGATCGGCCCACGATCGAGCTCTGGGGCGTCGGGACGAAGATCTCGCGTCGGCTCGCAGGGCTCGGCATCCGCACCGTCGCCGAGCTCGCGCAGGCCCACCCGGCGGCCATGATCGCCGAGTTCGGCCCGCGGATGGGCCCGTGGTACGCGCAGCTCGGGCGCGGCGAGGGCGCGAGCGTCGTGGACGACACCCCGTGGGTCGCACGCGGGCACAGCCGTGAGACGACGTTCAACGCGAACCTCGAGGACCGTGCCGAGGTCGACGCGGCGCTGGACGACCTGCTCGCGCAGGTGCTGGCCGACGTCGCGGCCGAGGGCCGACCCGTCGTCGGGCTCGGGCTCAAGGTGCGGTACGCGCCGTTCACGACGAAGACGTTCACGAAGAAGATCGCCGGCACCGCGGACCCGGCGGTCATCCGCGGGAAGCTGCGGGAGCTCGCGGCGAAGATCGCGCCGGACCGCGCGGTGCGCTTGCTCGGGGTTCGCGCCGAGATGGCGATGCCGGAGGGGGCCCGCGAAGGCCACACCCCCACCCGCGGCGGCTGGTAGCGCACGGGTCGGGGTTGTCAAGCCCTTGTCCGGTCGGCCGGGGTCGGCGTGGGATGGATCCACGAGCGGCGCAGACACGAGCCACTCGACCTCGAACGAAGGAGACAGCCATGGGCCTCGACGACAAGATCAAGAACGCGGCACAGGACCTCACCGGCAAGGGCAAGGAAGCGGTCGGTAAGGCCACCGACAACGAGCGTCTCGAAGCCGAGGGCGAGCGCGACCAGGCGGCCGCGAACCTCAAGCAGGCCGGCGAGAACGTGAAGGACGCGTTCAAGTAAACACACGCCCCCCACGCGGCGGCCGGGACCGAGAGGTCCTGGCCGCCGTTCGCGTATCGGGGCCTCAGCGCAGATAGGCATCGACGAACAGCGGCCCGCGGATCTCGCGCAGGGTGTCGATCAGCCGGTCGATGCCGCGCCGCCCGAGCGAAGAGAGCTGGAGGTCGTGCGGGCCGAGCTTCTCGAGCTTGCCGGTGCGGATGCGCACCACCTCCCAGCGCGCGGCGCGCAGCATCCGGTCCTTGCGTCTGTCTGCATCTTCGCGTGAGCCGACGTGTTCGAGGCCGAACCGGCCGGTGCTGTCGTACTCGATCGCCACGCGGAGCTCCGGCAGCAGGATGTCCGGCCACACTTCGAGGTGGTCGAAGAAGGGGCGGCTGATTCGGACCGCGTTCATGCCCGGCGTCACCTCGAGCCGGGCGAAGATGTCGGCGCGCAGTCGGGCTTCGACGGCGGATGCCGGCCGCGGCGCGCACGCGCTGACGAACGGCTCGCCCGCGGGGAGCGCCGGGGTCTTCGGGCACAGAGTGCGCGGCCGCTTCACGCGCGGCGGCGCCGGGGTCGGGCGTTCGGTGCGCGGTGGGGCCGGGGATGCGGCCGACGGCGTCGGGCCTGAAGCGCTCGGCGGGGCCGGGACCGCCGCCGGGACCACTCGCTTCGGCGCGGCGAGCTCGGCGCAGTCGGGACACCACGCGGACCGACGGCGCTGCCGCCCCGGACGCGCGCGCTGCTCGGACGGCGTCGCGACGAACCGGTGCCCGGACTCGCACTCCCACAGCAGCAGCACGTCGGCCGCAGGGGGCACCTGGGTGAGGGTGATGCCCGCGTTGAGCTCCGGGTGGTACTGGCGGATCAGCATCGGGTACGCCGCCCACGCCTCGCGGTAGGTGCCGACCGGGTACGGGACCTCCGCACCGCGCGAGAACTGCCTCCGCGCCCACCACGCCCGCACCGGTTCCGCCATGCCCCGGACGCTAGCGGGGGCCTCCCCCACCGCACCGAGGTGTCACCCGCAAGACGACCAGAGCCGCCACCTTCCCGACGCGAAGAGCCGTCAGCGCCGCCGCTTGCGCCGCGGCTCGTCCAGCCCGAGACGGATGCGCGTGAGCTTGCGCTCGCGCACGATGAAGAGCGCCCCCACGAGCCACAAGGGCACCTGCGTGAGGAACGCGATCCGGAACGCGTCGAGCGTGAACGTGTCCGGGGTGCCCGCTCCCTGCAGGTCGAGCGCGAGACCGATCAGGAAGATCGCGATCATCCCGGCGAGGAACCCGCCTGAGTTCGTGATGCCCGTCGCGGTGCTCAGCCGGTGGCTCGGGTTGTGCGTCCGTGCGTGATCGAACGCGATCATGGATGCCGGTCCCCCCGTCGCGAGGGCGACCACGAGCACGAACAGCAGCCACAGCGGCGCAGGACCGGGCCACGCGATCACCACGAGCCACGCGATCATCTGCACGGCGATCGTCGGCAGGACGAGCGCGCGGGACCGCATGTGCGGCAGGCGCCCGGAGAGCAGACCCATGACCGGCCCGATCGCGATGCCCGAGAGCACCAGCACGGTCGTGATCGCCGCCGCCTCGGCCTGCGTGCGCCCCTCCCCCGAGGTGAGGAACGGGACACCCCACAGCATGATGAACGCGGTTCCTGCGAACGGTGTCGTGAAGTGCGACCAGAACGCCAGGCGCGTGCCGGGGTGCGACCAGGCGGCGCGGATGCCGACCCTCGTGTCCACGGCCGACGTGACGACCCTGATCGCCCCGGTGTCGGTGTCGACCGAGACGTCTTCGGCCCGATCGGGCGGATGGTTGCGGATGACCGCGAACACGAGCACCGCGAACAGGATGCCGAGCCCGGCGACGCTGCCGAACGCGATCGACCAGGAGGTGGCGTGCAGGAGCGCAGCGAGCGGGATGATCGCGATGATCTGACCGAGCTGTCCGAGGATGCCGGTCATCTGCACCATCACCGGACCGCGCTGCGCGGGGAACCAGGTGGCGATCACGCGCAGGACGCTCGGGAAGACCATCGCGTCGCCGGCGCCGAGCAGCATGCGGGCGGCGATCGCGATCCCGACGTTCGGCGAGAGGGCCATGACGAGCTGGCCGACCGCCATCAGGATCATCCCGATCGTGATGATCGGGCGCGCACCCCAGCGGTCCAGCCACACCCCGACCGGGATCTGCATGGCGCCGTAGACGCCGAGTTGCAGCACCGCGAACATCGACAGGGTCGACGCGTCGGCGGAGAACCGATCGGCGGCGTCCACGCCGACCGCGGCGAGCGACGTGCGGTTCGTGATCGCGAGGACGTAGGCGGCGACCCCGACGCTCCAGATCGTCCACGCACGCAAGGAGGGCGTGGGGAGCGCGGGAGAGGTCACGGGTGTCCGACGGTCGGCAGTGGGGGGATCTCTCCACCGTACTCCCGCCGGACACCCGGCCCCGCGGTGCGCCTCAGAGCGCGCGCAGCTTCTCCAGGAGCGGAGCGGCCGCCTCGGCGAGGAAGCGCTCCTGGCCCTCATCACCGACCTGGACGAGGGCGACGTCGGTGAAACCGGCGTCGAGGTACTCCTTGACGCCCTCCGCGATCCTGTCGAGATCGGGGCCGCACGGAATCGAATCGGCGACGTCTTCCGGCCGGACGAACCGGCTCGCCGCCGAGAAGCCCGCCGGCGTCGGCAAGTCGGCGTTCACGGCCCATCCCCCGGCGAACCAGCGGAACTGGTCGTGCGCGCGCTCGCGCGCGACCTTCTCGTCCGGATCCCAGCTGATCGGCATCTGACCGATCTTGCGCGAGCCCTTCCCGTGGGCGGCATCCCACGCTTCGATCAGGTCTCCGGCGGGCTGCACCGCGATCAGGTGATCTGCCTGATCGGCGAACCGCTCGATCGAGCTGTCACCCGAGACGGCGACGCCGATGGGAACGCCGCCCTCGGGGGCGTCCCAGATGCGCGCGGAGTCCACCCGGAAGTAGTCGCCCTCCCACGTGACGAGCTCACCGGTGTGCAGCTCGCGGATGATCTGGATCGCCTCCTCGAGCATCGCCTGGCGCACCTGCACCGCGGGCCAGCCCTCGCCGATCACGTGCTCGTTCAGGTTCTCGCCCGAGCCGAGCCCGAGGGTGAAGCGCCCCTCGGAGAGCAGCTGCAGCGTCGCGGACTGCTGGGCGACGACCGCGGGGTGATATCGCATCGTCGGGCAGGTGACGTAGGTCATGAGCTCGACGTTCGACGTGGCCTGCGCGACGGCGCCGAGCGTGACCCAGGCGTTGGGCGAGTGGCCCTGGCTCGTCAGCCACGGTGTGAAATGGTCGCTGGAGACTTCGAACTCGAAGCCGGCCTCCTCGGCCGCGACGGCGTAGCGCACGAGGTCGCGGGGTCCGCTCTGCTCGGTCATGAGGGTGTAGCCGAAGCGGGGCATGGGGTCCTTCCGGGTCGTCGGGGGGGGTCTCCACTCTGCGCGCCCGCACCCCGGTGCTCCGGGGGCTTGACCGAGGCGACTCGGCGTGCCACGACGGCTGTCGCCGGAGGGGGTGTGCCGCGCGGCCGGCGCGAGTAGAGTGTCGCCGTCGACTCGGGGGAGCGGCGCAGTGCGGGGGCACGATGGCGGGGCAACGGGATCCACGCATGGCCGCGGCGGTGTCGCGCGTGTTCGAGCGGGCGCCCTCGATCACGGTGCCGGTCGGTGAGCTGGGCGGCGTGGTCGACATGGTCGCCGGCGCGTCGGGCGAGACGCTTCCCCGGCTGGATCTTCTGCGGGCCGGCGATCTGCTGAACATCGGATTCCGGTTCGTGAACCTCGACCGGAACGAGGATGCCGGCATCCCGGTCCTCGTCCGCCGCGACGCCGGAAAGCCCGCCTTCCTCGTCGCGGTGTTCGGACCCCAGCACCTGCTCGAGCAGGCGTTCTTCGACCCGGCCGGTCCGGCCGGCGCCTTCGCGACGGAGCCGGTGCCCGGTGACGGAAACCGTGCCGCGGCACCGCCCGGCGGCGCGGAGGTCCCGAGCTATCCGGTCAAGGCGCGCATCGCGCGCGAGAGCCGGGTCGCGTACGCGGTGGCCGATGAGCGCATCCCGTTCACGGCGGCCGGTCTGCTGCACGCGATGCGGGTGCTGCCCCTGAGCGTCGTGCCGCACGCCGAGCACGCGGCGCCGCTGATCCGGTGGCAGGAGCTCGCGGTGGAGCGCGGGGCGATCGCATCGGTCGACGCGCGGGTGCGGGTCTCCCGCCGCGCCGCGGTCCGCCGCAGCCTTCGGCGGACGGACGCCGCGTTCGTCGACCTGACCGCGGCGGCGCAGCTGCGGCGCACCGCCGCCGAGCTGGAGGAGCGGTTCGGGGCGGCCGCGGCGGTGGCCGCGGTCACGACCGACATCCGGCCGGGCCTGGAGATCGGGCCGCGCATCCCCATCGACGTGCGCCCACCGATCCCGCGGCCGCCGACCGAGACCGAGACGGCCCTGGAGATCCCGTGGCGGCTGCAGCTCAGCCCGCACTCGCGCGGGGCGTTCGCGCACGCGCTGCATGAGGCGGAGCACGACGGACGGATCGAGCTGTGGCACTCACGGCTCGCCACGCGCACCGACGGCCCGGCCGACCTCGACCCGGCGAGCGCTCCGCCGCTGGACGAAGCCCGGGCTGCCGCGCGCACGGTGCGCGCGGTGTGGACCCGTGACTTCCGGACGCCCGAAGCCGCGGCGGCCCGCGAAGCCGTCTTCCCCAGCGAGGACTTCGGCAACCCCGCGACCCTTCCTCCGTTCCGCGCGAGCCTGACCGTCCGCGATCGCATGCAGCTCGTGCACCTCACCTCGAACCACCGGTGGCCGGGGTACAAGCCCCAGCCCGCGGCTGTCGAGCGCCTCATGCTGACCGCCCCGGGGGGATGGCTGGCGCTGGAGGCGCACTTCGATCCGGCCCGCGCCGAAGGGCTGTCGATCCAGGAGTGGCGTCACCGGGCGACCCTCGGCCGCGATCACTACGTGAAGGTCGTCTATCAGGGCGTGCTGCTGCCGTTCGGCCACCGCGCCTCGCTCGTCAAGGTCACCGAGCGGCGGGTCAAGGCCGACGGCCGCGCGACGCTCTACCAGCGGCTCTTCGTCGTCGTCCGCGAGCCGGAGCGGCGGTTCCTCGCGACGGGAACGAAGAAGTTCGACAATCGGATGCCGCTGCGCTGGGTGCGGCTGCTCACGCAGGAGACACCGCCGCTCTCCGCCCCGCGCACCCTCCTGACCGGAGCACCGGGGCAGATCTTCGTCCCCGAGGTGGCCGAGGGCGACGGTCCGGCACCGGGACCCGGCGCGCCGGGCGCCGGCACGCACGCCTTCCACTTCCGCTTCCTCGCGAACGACATCGCCAACCGGCTGGTCGAGTTCGAGGGCCCCGCGGTGTTCGTCGAGAAGACCGTCTTCGAGGGCGCCGCGTCCCGGGAGGCCGCACTGGCGGCGGCGAACGCGGTGGACACCACCTATCCGCTCCTCGGCCAGCGGCTCGCGTTCGCGCCGCCCCTGGACCCCGACGACACGACGCTCGCGACGCAGCGCATCCGCTTCGACGCCGAGTTCGACACGGTCACGAAGGAGAAGTCGACAAACTTCGTGCTTCCCGTCATGCGCGTCGCCCACGCGCCGGTGCCCGCGATGTCCGCGTTCACCGGTCAGACCGGCGCCCGGGCCCTGACGTATGCGAAGGCGTATCGCGAGCACGGTGTCGGCGCCGGGGCGAATGCCCCCGGCAATCAGGGCGGGCTGTTCCTGCAACTGTCGGATGACAGCGGCACTCCTCTGCCTCCGGCATCCGCCGTCACGATGGGGTTCTCGACGCAGTCCCAGCGCTCCGGCAGCTTCGTCAGTCCGAGCGTCGGCGTGACCGCCCTCGCCCGCCGCGTCGGTCCCGTCGGCGGCGACCTCACCCAGCTCGCGTCGAACGCCGCGGGGTTCGACGTCGGCGGCATGTTCGGCCTCGACGCGGCGAAGCTGTTCGGCATCCTTCCTCTGTCCGAGCTCCTGCCCTCCTCGGGCGGACCGCTTCCGGCCTTCGTCACCAAGTCGGTCAACGTCGTCGTCGACCTGGGATCGTCGATCACCGAGGCGAGGGCGTTCCTCGCGGCGCAGAGCGCTCCGCTCGCCGCGCAGTCCGCGGCGGTGCAGCAGGCAGCCGCCGATCTCGGCGTCTCCGCGGCGGCGGTGGCCGATGCCCTCGCGGCGGTGCTGCAGCCGCCGCATCCGCCTCAGCCGTTCGACGTGCTGCTGACGCAGGTCGCCGGTGACGCCCGCGCCCTCGCCGATCGTCTCCGCGAGATCGGCGACGCGCTCGCCGTGGCGCGACCGGAGCGTGAGCGCCTGATGGCGCTGCTGGACCGGCTGGCGGACCTCGCGACGGATGCCGCGCCCGTCGCCCAGGCCGTTCAGGCCTTCGCGACCGGCGCTCTGCTGCCCGAGCGGGTGAGTGCCCGACTGGAGTGGAGCACACCGCTCGTCCCGTGGCCGCCCACGGGCGTCAGCCCGCCGGTGTTCCGCCCGGAAGGCGACGGCGTGCTGCGGCTCGTCTCGGAAGTGCAGGCGCCGCTGCGCGGCGGAACGCCGACCACGCTCGTCTCGTGCGCCCTGCCGCCGTTCACGGTGACGCTGTTCGGCGACACCGGCTTCCTCGCGATCCACGTCACGGTGATGGAGTTCTCCGTCCAGCCCGGCCGCAAGACCGACGTGAACGTCGAGCTGAGCGACGGCAAGGACGGCCGCGCCGAGGGCATCGAGTTCCTGGGGCCGCTCGCCTTCGTGAACACGCTCAAGGAGATCATCCCGTTCGACGGCTTCAGCGATCCGCCCTATCTCGACATCCAGCCGAGCGGACTGAAGGCCGGCTTCGATCTGCAGATCCCGGATCTCGCGGTGGGGGTGTTCGCACTGAGCAACATCCACGTCGGCGCCGAGCTCTCGGTGCCGTTCATCGGCGAGTCCCTCGAGTTCCGGTTCTTCTTCGCGACCCGCGAGAACCCGTTCCGCCTGCAGGTCGCGTTCTTCGCCGGCGGCGGGTTCTTCGCGCTGACGGTCTCGCCGAAGGGACTGAAGGTCATCGAGGCGGCGTTCGAGTTCGGCGCCGCGGTGGAGATGAGCTTCGTGGTCGCGTCGGGCAGCCTGTCGGTCATGGCGGGCATCTACTTCCGCCTCGAGCTGCAGGGCGACACCGAGGCCGTGCAGCTCACCGGCTACTTCCGGGCGCGCGGTGAAGTGGACGTCCTCGGACTCATCTCCGCCGCGATCGAGCTCTACCTCGAGCTCAGCTACCGCTCGATCGGAGGAGCCTCCAAGGCCGTCGGCAAGGCCTCGATCAGCATCGAGGTGTCGGTGTGCTTCCTGTCCTTCTCGGTGTCGGTCTCGTGCGAGAAGCAATTCGCCGGCTCGAGCGGCGACCCCACGTTCCTGGACACGATGGACCGGTACGTCGATGACCGCGGGCTCGAGCAGGACCCGTGGGCGCAGTACTGCGAGGCGTTCGGAGTGGAGACGCCGTGAGCACCGAGGCCGCGATCTTCACGGCGATCCCCGCGGGCCGGATGCCGGAGCACGGGCTGCTGAAAGTGACGGTGTTCGTCACGCCGAGACTCTCCACCGGCGCGCCGGCCGGGAGCGGCATCCGTCTCCCCCTCGCGGACTTCGCGGCGTTCGCGAACTGGCCGAAGACCCTGACTGAGGCGCGCTGGGCCATCGAGGTCGACGGGCTGGGGGTGCTCGACGGCATCCCGCTCACCGAGGTGCGCGACCCCGGGGCGGTGACGCCAGACCCGAAGGTGTGGGAGGAGCTGTTCGGGGCGACCGCGGTGGGCGAGGCCGGGTTCCAGGACTTCTCGCAGGCCGTCGTGCATTCGTACCCCGTCGCCGAGGTCGCCCGGGCCGTCGCGGGGCTGTACCAGACCGTCGCCGTCACGAGCCCCACCGCCTTCCCCACGATCACCCGCGGACCGCTCGCGGGCAAGCTCGCGGAGCTGCGTTCGCCGTTGAGCGTGCGCGAGCGGTTCGGCGAGGGCGGTCACCGTCGTGCGATCCGCGAACTCATCGCCGGTGTGCGGCGGACCTCCGACCCGCGTCCGGGCGGATTGCCCGGACGCTT is a window from the Microbacterium lacus genome containing:
- a CDS encoding CsbD family protein; translation: MGLDDKIKNAAQDLTGKGKEAVGKATDNERLEAEGERDQAAANLKQAGENVKDAFK
- a CDS encoding alpha-glucosidase — translated: MSHSQPGREWWRSAVVYQVYPRSFQDSDGDGIGDIPGIVSRLDYLHDLGVDVIWLSPVYRSPHDDNGYDISDYEDIDPTFGSLADIDELIAQLHARGMKLVMDLVVNHTSDEHAWFVDSRSGRDAEHADWYMWRDPRPGAVGGRPGAEPNNWGSFFSGSAWEWEPARGQYYLHLFSRKQPDLNWENPVVRRAVYDMMNRWLDRGVDGFRMDVINFISKDLALPDGEVLPTGFGDGMPFFRSGPRLQEFLAEMKAEVFDGREQDYLTVGEMPDATPELAARLTDSRTGQLSMIFQFEHVGLDQIGGKWNVGELDLRDLKRSFARWQEALAEHGWNSLYWNNHDQPRIVSRWGNDREHWYASATALATVLHLQRGTPYVYQGEELGMTNVPFDDIGALRDIESINHYATAVDLLGHEPEDVLAALRAMGRDNARTPMQWTAEPGAGFTSATPWIGVNPNHERVNAAAQVGDPGSVWAHYRRLIALRHEDPVVVQGDFRMLLPDDPAVFAYTREAEGTRLLVVANLSDDTVECDLAGDRLVLTNLPEHAGVGGRLAPWEARIYRSTVA
- a CDS encoding DNA polymerase IV, whose protein sequence is MLHVDLDQFIAAVEVLRHPELAGLPLIVGGRGDPAERAVVSTASYEARAFGVGSGMPLRIAARKIPDAVILPVDHAAYDAASAVVMATLRAQPGAVVQVLGWDEAFVGVETSDPEAYARDVHSAVLEATRLHCSVGIGDTLVRAKVATGFGKPRGVFRLTVENWLSVMGDRPTIELWGVGTKISRRLAGLGIRTVAELAQAHPAAMIAEFGPRMGPWYAQLGRGEGASVVDDTPWVARGHSRETTFNANLEDRAEVDAALDDLLAQVLADVAAEGRPVVGLGLKVRYAPFTTKTFTKKIAGTADPAVIRGKLRELAAKIAPDRAVRLLGVRAEMAMPEGAREGHTPTRGGW
- a CDS encoding LLM class F420-dependent oxidoreductase, yielding MPRFGYTLMTEQSGPRDLVRYAVAAEEAGFEFEVSSDHFTPWLTSQGHSPNAWVTLGAVAQATSNVELMTYVTCPTMRYHPAVVAQQSATLQLLSEGRFTLGLGSGENLNEHVIGEGWPAVQVRQAMLEEAIQIIRELHTGELVTWEGDYFRVDSARIWDAPEGGVPIGVAVSGDSSIERFADQADHLIAVQPAGDLIEAWDAAHGKGSRKIGQMPISWDPDEKVARERAHDQFRWFAGGWAVNADLPTPAGFSAASRFVRPEDVADSIPCGPDLDRIAEGVKEYLDAGFTDVALVQVGDEGQERFLAEAAAPLLEKLRAL
- a CDS encoding zinc-ribbon domain-containing protein, which codes for MAEPVRAWWARRQFSRGAEVPYPVGTYREAWAAYPMLIRQYHPELNAGITLTQVPPAADVLLLWECESGHRFVATPSEQRARPGRQRRRSAWCPDCAELAAPKRVVPAAVPAPPSASGPTPSAASPAPPRTERPTPAPPRVKRPRTLCPKTPALPAGEPFVSACAPRPASAVEARLRADIFARLEVTPGMNAVRISRPFFDHLEVWPDILLPELRVAIEYDSTGRFGLEHVGSREDADRRKDRMLRAARWEVVRIRTGKLEKLGPHDLQLSSLGRRGIDRLIDTLREIRGPLFVDAYLR
- a CDS encoding MFS transporter, giving the protein MTSPALPTPSLRAWTIWSVGVAAYVLAITNRTSLAAVGVDAADRFSADASTLSMFAVLQLGVYGAMQIPVGVWLDRWGARPIITIGMILMAVGQLVMALSPNVGIAIAARMLLGAGDAMVFPSVLRVIATWFPAQRGPVMVQMTGILGQLGQIIAIIPLAALLHATSWSIAFGSVAGLGILFAVLVFAVIRNHPPDRAEDVSVDTDTGAIRVVTSAVDTRVGIRAAWSHPGTRLAFWSHFTTPFAGTAFIMLWGVPFLTSGEGRTQAEAAAITTVLVLSGIAIGPVMGLLSGRLPHMRSRALVLPTIAVQMIAWLVVIAWPGPAPLWLLFVLVVALATGGPASMIAFDHARTHNPSHRLSTATGITNSGGFLAGMIAIFLIGLALDLQGAGTPDTFTLDAFRIAFLTQVPLWLVGALFIVRERKLTRIRLGLDEPRRKRRR